The following DNA comes from Anopheles coustani chromosome 2, idAnoCousDA_361_x.2, whole genome shotgun sequence.
taggaataaaacaaactggAAGGAAGCGGACGGATTGCCCCCGGAGTAGCGTTAAAGAGGTGAATGTGGAAAAAATTGGGCATCAAAATCACTCCATCTGCCTGGGGGagtggggtgggggagggggagaccCAATTGTAGGCCCAAATGGTGTTCCTATAAGACAACTTAAGGTGCCCTCTTCCGCCGCTTCGTCGGCACCGGGCCGGAAAAGTGAGACATTAAAATGCGATTAACTGTCCGACGACGTTAATGTTTGACAATGTTCCCGGACGAAACGGTACGGATTTTCCACTTCCTCGGAAGAAAACGCTATCCAGGGAGGGAGTCGCGAGCAATCGTCGTACATAATTATCAGATGGCAGTAGTTCGAACAAGCCTCAgcatcatgttttgttttgaatgtacaaaaaaaaaaaacagatagtTAACAGATTGCCAACAAATGCTACGTAATGCTTTGGGGGTGGAATTCTTGTATATACGCCTCTCAGACACAGCTAAGATAAGGAACGCAGACTCCTTTCGCCGCAAAGCACGTGGCACCGTagacgtgtgtgcgtgtatatGCCGGCCTTTACCGGGGAATCGTGAGAGTCTGCGCTGGGGATGCTGAAGATTCACCCCCCCGTGTCCCTCCCGAGTAGTATGTGTTGTGCACGGTAAAGGCTTTTGTAAAAACATTTTCGAGGTGTGAAggttttaatgtttcttttacaGAAAACTCTTACAGCTTTCTAGTTTCGATGGGTAACAacgtaaaaaaacatttttaagcaaAATAATATCAGTACTCCAGCTTCAAAAGTTTGACCAAAATTGACAAAACGTgcaataaagaagaaaaaactgtGCTCTTGTGGTAACTGTCCTTGGTGATGAAAATGGTGAAAAGCGTCTACACAATAACAGTGAACCGTATGCAGTGTGTGGTGATATGAACGGGAAAGAATAAGTGAGAAAGTGAagcaagaaacataaaaaagaataaataataatgaagtCCAAAGCGATCGATGTGGAGAAAATGTTAATATCGAGTGAATCTGTTGATAGAAAGTGTGTATTTAAACATTAGTAACGTTGTAACGAAAGCAACTAACGGGAGAGGAGGCGTAGCAAAAGACTCGTAGGTGAGAGACACCGAATCGCAGGTTGGAGCAGTGGAAACCTCTCAAGGGATTCAGTGAGAATACGGTGACGTagcatcgaaaagaaaaacaatcccaGAACTCTGCGAGTGAAGTGCGTGACGGAACGTGGTGGGCCCTCTTCAGCAGCCGCGATGCCATCGGACACACCTCCACCGTCATCAGCATCGGTGTCGCATCCGTCACCAGCCTCGAGCCACGATCAGAGTGACCATCAACAGAGCCGAGACCACCACCGGGAGCAGCAAGGGGCGGGAAGTTCCCGCGGACAGCAGGAGCCGGACCGGTCGGGTACTCCGGGGCCCGGGGACTCGCATCAGCCGCACGCCGCGGCCTGCCCGAGCtcttcgtcctcgtcgtcctcgtcgtccagCAACTCGTCGTCCAGCAACTCGTCCTCGCTGTCGTCCCTGTCGCTGAAGCGCAACCTGGGCCCCTCCGAGGACCCGCTGCCGAAGCCATCGCCCGCTTCATCGCCCCTCACGATGGAGCACCATCTTCAGCAGCATAAGGATCGCATGGCGGCCagtcagcaacagcaacagcagcaccacgCGAGTGCCAATGCCACCGCGACCGGCACGTCGGGTGGAGGGCAACAGTTTTGTCTGCGCTGGAACAACTACCAGACCAACCTGACGAGCGTGTTCGACCAGCTGCTACAGAGCGAGTCGTTCGTCGACGTGACGCTGGCCTGCGATGGCCAGTCGATCAAGGCGCACAAGATGGTGCTGTCCGCGTGCAGCCCCTACTTCCAGACGCTCTTCTTCGACAACCCGTGCCAGCACCCGATCGTCATCATGCGCGACGTCAGCTGGGCCGAGCTGAAGGCGATCGTGGAGTTCATGTACAAGGGCGAGATCAACGTGAGCCAGGACCAGATCGGGCCGCTGCTAAAGGTGGCCGAGATGCTCAAGATTCGCGGGCTGGCCGATGTGAACGGGGACGCCGAGGGTGGCCGGGCAGCGCCGGACCGCGAGGGAGCCGGAAGCCGCGGCGCCGACCTGGACCTCGACCGCGAGGACACCCGCGCCCCGGTCGATCACAAGCTGCTGAATCCGCTCGCCATCGTGCACAGTTCGCTGCTTGCAAACGGGAGCGTCGGAGGAGCGGCGGGCGGAGGTGGTCCCAGCGGTGGCCATGGAGCCTCCGGGAGTAGCAGCACCGCGACCAGCGGTTCGGGCTCCGTTTCGACGCCCGGAGCGGCGACCAAGAAGCCCCGTTCGTCCCGCGATCGCGACTCGACCAAAGATCATCGGCTGGACGCTCGGTTGAGCGAGTTCGCCCGCGATTTGTCCCGCGAGTCGCACATCTCGCCGCGTGACATCAACAgtgtggcggtggcggcggccgctgcggctgcggctgcggcggcggcggagtGGCCACTGGGTGCGGCCGGGCTGGAggcggctgcggcggccgCGGTGCAGGCGTCCACGCCGAAGAGCGCCCGCAAACGCCGGTGGCCCTCGGGGGAGCGCAGCAGCATGGGCAGTCCGGCCGACAGCACGCCGGATCAGCTGGAGGTTCCGTCTCCGATTCCGCCCACTTCGTCTTCCATGGCGCAGTCGagcggtggtggaggaggtggaggaggggGAGCCGGTGGAGGCGGTGTTGGTAGTGGAGGATCTGGTGGTGGAGGTAGCGGAGGATCGGGCAATCCGCTCGGTCAGTTCCCGCTTCCACCGGCCCTCGATTCGGCCGCCATGGCCATGTCCTCGCTTTCGTCCTCGATCGCCAACCATTCGGACGACATGGAGATCAAGCCGGGCATCGCCGAGATGATACGCGAGGAAGAAAGGGTGAGTTCTTTTCATACTTTATCACTTTGTTGGTATATGGCAGAATATTTAATGATTATGATTGTTGATGGGGGgttcgcgacagccgagcggtagcgccggtaagaaaatcggcccatgagcgctggGGCTCATCACGGCGATGGGtttgaatcccaaccgagaccggaccctcccttGTACGAGAGCACTGAATATAcaactgactatccacgtacaaacaagtctcgtaaccAGGCAGCCTTAggccttaacgggcaggcatgaccaagaggtcgttacgccaagaagataGATTGTTGATGGGAATAGTACTaacaatttcattaaaattgaacCTTGTTGTTGTTAGTTTTCCATACCTCCTGCTTAGTTCTCCATGATAAAGTAGCAATTAAAATGtgattgtaaattttattttattattgtcaTATTCTTGTAGTTAGTTTTCCATAGCTTCTACTTAGTTCTCCATAATAAAGAAGCAATTTAAATGTGATTGTAAATTTGTCAGtgaatttaaatattgatAAGGAAACACTAtgatataaaaacaaaaatgagtgtaaaaaaatcaatatttcaaTAGTTGATGCAGTTCAGCATACCGAGCACGCAATGGACCCCGATCCACCAAGGGCCAAGTTCGCAAGATTTATACTTTAACAAATATTCTGCacaattaaatcaaaacaggCATGTTTTGGtatcaaaacaacaaagtTTTAGAATATATCAAGTAATAGGACTGAAAGAATGcgttgaaaaacataaatagtTTCATCTAATATACACAGGATAATTGACACGTCCATACATATGAAAACTCTACATACATTtccgaatgaaaaacaatcattcgTTCTTAAAAGTGGTGCGTGTTCAAACGAGTACTTTAAGCGGTTGTTAAATGGGAGAGTATAATgacataatttttcaaaatactaTTTGTCGAATAAAAATTGTTCGAGGAGTCCCCAGACAGCTTTTTGTTCATAGGAAAAAAGGTTACGTATTACTTTTCTCCTACGAACAAAAAGTTGTCTGGGGACTCCTGGATGGTTTGTGTTACAAATTGTGTCCAACAATTCTTATTCAACAAATAgtgtattgaaatattttttgattgatttatttcaaaGCCTACAAAATAGACGAAAATGTATCATATTTTATGGTATTGCAAGGGGCGCCGTTTATTTTACCGCCTAGGGTCCCCATGACTGCAAACCCGCTACTGTCTAGCAGCATTGCCTGCATTGACAATAAGTAAAGTAATAAAGTAAAATACTCAACTATTCAACAACTGTCAACtatgtttttaataaattatataaaataaagataaagGGGAAGGTTTCTTTCTAGTAGAACTATTTTCTGCTTCAAACTAAaacttaataataataattttctccTGAGGAAATACAAAAGCCCCGACTTATTTTTATAACTTCATCTTATTTTCATCAGAAAGGGCATAGAGTTGCATTTACTGACGGTTATGATGCTTTTAAGTTAACTGTGAGTTTTTCATCTGCAGATAGTTCTATTTTAGAAACAATAACGTGGTTCACCATTCTTCATGGTTATTAAGGCTCTGAAGaacaagaatgaaaaaagaaaccaaatttTAATCCCATTCTCCAGTTTTGTTactttaatttcatgtttatcAATCAAACAGTGATAAATACACGTATAAAAATCTGTTTTCAAGAACGTTGTATAACTGTTACAGATGTCTATTTCTAGTTTTGAGGTTTAGTTTTCTGAGCTCAGTTCCAACCACTGCGCTCGATAATTTCAATTGCTGGAAACAAACGCTCATCCCTCCAGACCCTTGATGAAAAGTGCCATCAGTAGCCCTTTCGGTAAATAACTCCTGCTGCCAAGCGAGGAACATCACTTCCAAAACCCCTTTCCCAGTGCACGGCatttaaaaatagcaccaaGAATGAAGTGTGTTCCACCGAGTTTTCCCTCCAGCTTTGGTTCGGACTTCTTTATGCACTCCAGCAGCTGCATCCGAAGCCGTCAGCTAGCGGAAGCGACATGCGATCAATGGGTTTACCCTGTGCGATGCCGACATGTCCCTTTTCTGTTCGAACACATGCACCCACGAGGTATTCTGCCAATAGGTTGGGCTTATTAAAATCTCTGGctatgaaattaaataaatacataaataaaaaaattaaattgagaATCTAAATctgttattaaattttaatatcaCTTCTTGCAGTcaaaagattatttaaagttCAATGGTATCTTTTCCAAAAAAGATTGACGAAAACAAACCCGGACGCAAACGAAGCCACACAACATATGGTCTTCCACTTGGGAAAATGAAGGGGTTAGTGGTTCAATTATGTTTCTCTCGCGCGCGCGCTGGAATCGCCGCGGAGCTGAGCCGGGAAGTTATGTTTTTAATGGGCCGCACGGGGGTCGGTAGGTGGGGTTCGAGCGGGAAATTAAATATATATTATATTAGCTACGTTTGTTTTCCTGCTGGAACGAGGGCCGACTACGCTCGGCACTTGGCGCTGGCGGAACGACAAAAACACCCACGCGGCCCGATGGCCCCCGGTGGACCAATATCCGTAACGTCTTATGCGTGCCTTCGCACTTCGTCTTAACAATGTCATGTCATTCGCCCGGGCCACTGCTCCAGCTCTGCTCCATTGCTCCCCTCACCCACCATCCGCGCTCCCGAAACCGCCGGCCGGAATCTCCGCCATCGAGCGAACGGTTTCGTTTATACGCTTGACGATGCCGCGCGAGAAGTGGTCTCGGTTCgtcggaaaataaaacgactCCGGCCCCGGGGACCGGGGAGGGAGCAGACGAAACGTGGTGGGAATGGCGCACgcacattaaaataaataaaatgtgtacATTTTTACTTTATGCTCCCCACCGCCAACGCCGTCGCCAGCGTTGTCGGTCTcgtaaaaaatcataaaaataataacactaATATAAATACGAGCGCGAGACTCGCAGTCGTCGTTGTCGCTGTCGTAGGCTTAGTTaatgggtggtggtggtgcgtttCTCAAGCGTATGGGCGAGCGAGGGGAGGAGGATGAAGCACAATCAGCGCGGAGGAAACACTTTTCGCTATCGGAAAGAATACACGCCAGTTTCACGGTGCGCCCTACAGGGTGTCCGATTGGGGCAAGATTTTTATCGTCTTATCATTTTACCTTTTCGGGTTCGGATGGTTTGATGGTTTTTGCGGTAACGTGGAGAGTTTATGAACTGGCCGGGGGAACAAAAAACTCTGGGGCTGGGAATTGCTGTGCGTAGGTTTGTGGTGACTGAGTGTGCTTATCTTACGGTCGGTAGATAAACGGTAACGATCTTCCCGTTTAATGATGGTACCGACCaataatttatattattctttGTCCATATTTGCGATTTCAGGCCAATCATTCAGGACTGCCTTTGATTGATAATTGTTTATTGTAGTAGAATTAATTTATAAGCTTGTCGTTATGTCTGAATTTGAAGGAAATTTAGTCAATGGTTAAGTAGTCCATCCTTACAGTTCCAAATGAGACATATGTTACTGTGATTTGCTCAGAACTGTCGATCTTGGCTTGAACAACCTCGAAACGAATCTGTTCACTGTCGATCATCAAGCAAATTGAATTTCagcaaaataatgaaaacacgTTTTCGATAAAGTCTTGTTTTGCCTCCAAAAAGTTATGGTAAGAAAATagattgttttccattttcctaattttacaatttacctATTCTCTACAATGCTCTTTCATAACGATCAACTCAATTGATTACAAAAAAGATTTCAGTTACCACTTTTATTATGGCATTTAAACATGGACTGTGTTTTACTTAGGTTATTCAACTATGTTGTACTGTGTTCAAAATGGTAAACCTCTTTGGCGTCAGTTGTTGTTAAAATGGTAAATTTGGTTATCTTTCTACCTTGAAATGTTTTAcatattaaaaatcaaaatatgccTTGgggttttgaaaatgtttcctaAACTTTATCTCAAAATCCccaatttgttttaatgtttacttATCAAAGTGTCTTATTTCATATtctacaatttaaatttatcgtGATGGATTCCAATTCAATTTGTGAAACAATCGCTCACCCTCTACCTCTTTTGTTCGGAGTTCAAAACATCGACTAGAACCTATTCTTTCGCTGGACAAGTTTGGAAAAGATGCAAAGATCGGAGAGACAAAAcagggaaagaaaataaggGTTTCGATGAGGCGAGAGTGTTTGAGTCTTGGAAGCGCCGTTAAACCGCGGCCTGCATGGAGCGGATGGCCCAGTGCGAACCACATCAGCTGCCATCATAACGAGCTGGGCTGGGAGGGTGGTAATGGGGGAGGCTTGCGACGATCTGGAAACTGAGAGTCAAGGCGGCAGCGGTTTCGGTGTGCGacgataaaaatatataaattataatttattaataagaaggaaaaaaaccccgagTCGTTCCGTTTTCTGCCGCAGAAACGTGCAGTGCGCGAGCTCCTGACGCGGATCCGGAATAGAGTGAGAGGAAATAAGGGAAAGCAAGATCGGAGGGTGGCCAGCAGACTGGGAGCGAGCGACTGTTGTTCGATGGGGTGTAATAAAATGTATGATGTTATTAATGAAAATGCCTACGAAAGTAAGTGCTCTCTGGTGCCGGTTTCTTGTTTCCTGTTCCACTGTTCTTTGGATATATTTATTTCTATCGTTCGATAGTTCCCCCGGCTGCTCCAGCGGCatctttttctcacttttattgcttttattaCAACTCCTTTActttgtttgcctttacgTTTCAGTTTCCCAGTcgatctttctctctctctctctctctctctctctctctctctctctctctctttttatcTCTCGATCTCTCTATCTCTTGCTCTCTCCTTGGTTTTATCTgttcttctttcattttaacgCTTGTACCGCTTGCAAGTACACTTAAACATCGTTGCTTCTTCCCCGGCCGTGCCTCATCCTTAGGAAGCCCGTCGTTTGGCTGTCAATATATGCTTTGTAACATACTTTCTGTGTCAAGATCTAGATCTGCTGATGAGTATCGAGTGCGGCGCAGCGGCCCAACGACGCGCAACGGCCCGCGGACGCACGAAACCGAGCATGTGCCATCCCGGAACAAAACGCACGCATAACGGCTCCCCCTCGCCATTGTGATCCTCGTCTCTGGCATCTCTGCACTTCGCATACCTGCTCTCTATCTCGTCCTCTTTCCCATTCggttggtttatgttttgtgaCGATCactgtttatgttgttttactATGGCAAAAGAATGGCTGGTGGCGGAAGAAAGCTATTACCGGATGGAAAAAGCGCAGTTggaagcaaatgaaaaataataatttcatttagcaaaaaaaaaaaaatgaatgcgATCCAACACACAGCAACGACAAATGGTCACAGCACAATATTATCACGCATCGTTTCGCTTGTCTCGAAATCGCGAACGCCACCACCACGACGCGATGGTGGCGGGGACCACGTGACGGGGTGTTGTAAAATGTTGTTCTGTCTTCCGTTGgatactattttattttatataatttgtATCTCACGATTTGTGTGAAcggttttaccttttttcctttctttttttacaatttttcctctctttcagTTTTGGGTTAAGCGGTGCTTAGTCAGTTGTGTTTGTGGTTCGTTTTGATGGGTTGTACTTTTGGCcgagttcatttatttttttgttcctcaACCGTTCGCACCGATGTCATTAGGCGATAGCGCTGTGATGGCGAGAAAAATGAGTCATAAATGGCGAACACGGAGGGGCGGCCGGATGGGATGCCCGTGGCCGCTTTTAATTTGTCTTTGCATTGTATTTACAGTCGAAATATATTTTACCCCGTTAGGGCTAATGCGTCGATTACGAGTCGGATGGGACGGAGAAGGCATGAGCCGAAAGGGAGACGAACAAATGGTATCGGGTTTATGATGTCGGTCATATTTTTCTTAGTTTGTATCATTGAAAGCATGCAAACTCCTACTTCTCGCGATGCACGCAGAGGATGCATggttttggtaacattttaaggAGGTTAAGAAAAATGATGCAATTACTCTTGCGAAAGTGTGTATTAAAAAAGGCAACAAACACATTTGGCTCGTCGCGGCAGATACAACAAATATTTACTCCATGTTTTTATTGACTTGGGTGTCTATCACATTCTAGAAAATGTGTAGACGCTTGGAATTTGTCCGTTATGGGAACGTAACGTAACGATTATTTGcttaggaaaaaagaaaacaatgtttCGATCCTatgttttttaataatttgaaataaaaatatcaaaaaacaaaaccgaaaagagGTGCTTGTTTTCTATATCACTGCTGTTTCAACATCTTCCTTTAGGTCTTGGAAAAAGGGTTGTTTTCTACTTAGTCATCATTTAAATCTGTTGATCGAGAAGACTAGACTAGACAAGgttaaaatggttaaaaaattgTCTGGCTTTGTCTTGGGGTTGCCGCAAGTTAGAGCACTCCAGGAGTATACCTAGTACCGACAGAGTATTTGGTTTGTACAGACCGTCCTCGAAGACGGGGAAACACAGTTTCTCGATGTTGTTCGCCATGTCGAAAACAGTAAGATAAAAAGAACCACGACGACCTTCTCACCTGAAACCTCGCTAAATAAtattcacacacgcacacccgaTGTTTGCCCGTGTCGTCGAAATAAGAAAGGTTAACAATGCAATTGAACATAATTCGTAGAtaagataaaataattgaacaaCTTAACTTTTTACGACTACCCCCTTCTGCCCTCAAACAAACGGCTCTCATCGGAATCCCGCCCGAGGCAGGAACAGTACGGAGTtgtaatatatttttccattttgtcaCATTTATTGCCGCACGATTTTGGTACCACTTTTTCGACGTACGAACAAATCGTTGCTGATGGTTTCTTCGGTCGTTCGTAACGCTGTTAGCAATTAGTTTTATGAGTTATTTTTTAGTCATTCTATGCCCATCAATTTTTATAACTAAAACCAACGCAGTTTGTCGGCGACCATTTGATGCGTAAGAACGggagcaacataaaaaaaacacaggcaTTACATTAGAAAAATAATCATCCATCTTATACCAATCGGGTCGGTCGATCGCCTTGCGATGTCTTGCGCGATGTTGATCGGCAATATCGCACAGGAAGTATGAAATCGAACATCATCAAGCGCGGTATCGCTTTCCTCGCAAGAAGTTTGAAAGTCTGCGTGTTAGTTGTGCTCGTCGGCCAATTTCGTATGTGGTCGAACGATGCGCTGCTTGTTGTCGATGGAAATATATCAAAATTTGATAAGCGACAATTAAATTCCATTCTTTAATCAATTTATGTTTTACGATCACCCAAGACCGTCGGTAAGGGTAGAGGCACCGTCACCAGCTCACGCAAACTGGGCGGCAAACATGGTACACCaataccaccaccacaaccacaagCGTCACTCGCGAACGACCCTTTCCCGTGGCCGAAGGGCTGCAACAATCGATTGCACGAATGACGTATTTTTAATCAGCCTTCCGATGCCTTTCTAGTTAGACAGATAGAAGAAAAGGGCGATAGAGACGGAGCTGTCTGTGGAGCAAGCGAAAAGGCTACAACCACATTGGTTGCGTCTAAAAGTCAGTCGGTTCTGTTGATGGATAGCTCAGTAAACGGCAGGATGAGTTGTGAAATAATTGGCCGTTCAATTGGCTAATCATCATGGTCCGTTCGCGAGACATCGATAAGCAAATCGAGTACGGTTTATCATAACTAGTCAAGGACACCAAAACAGGTCCATGTGTGTGTTGGGCGactgttattttttacttGTGAATATGTTCATAGTTTATCTTCATGCA
Coding sequences within:
- the LOC131264687 gene encoding protein bric-a-brac 2-like, which gives rise to MPSDTPPPSSASVSHPSPASSHDQSDHQQSRDHHREQQGAGSSRGQQEPDRSGTPGPGDSHQPHAAACPSSSSSSSSSSSNSSSSNSSSLSSLSLKRNLGPSEDPLPKPSPASSPLTMEHHLQQHKDRMAASQQQQQQHHASANATATGTSGGGQQFCLRWNNYQTNLTSVFDQLLQSESFVDVTLACDGQSIKAHKMVLSACSPYFQTLFFDNPCQHPIVIMRDVSWAELKAIVEFMYKGEINVSQDQIGPLLKVAEMLKIRGLADVNGDAEGGRAAPDREGAGSRGADLDLDREDTRAPVDHKLLNPLAIVHSSLLANGSVGGAAGGGGPSGGHGASGSSSTATSGSGSVSTPGAATKKPRSSRDRDSTKDHRLDARLSEFARDLSRESHISPRDINSVASSGGGGGGGGGAGGGGVGSGGSGGGGSGADDMEIKPGIAEMIREEERVSSFHTLSLCWYMAEYLMIMIVDGGFATAER